A window of Tachypleus tridentatus isolate NWPU-2018 chromosome 7, ASM421037v1, whole genome shotgun sequence genomic DNA:
tgtttgttttgcccAGGACCTAAAGTTCGTGAATGCGATGAATTTCTATGCTCTCGAGATGATGGCTTGCTCATTTCATTGACAGAGGGAAGTCTATGAGCTCCCCTCTGAGTTAAGGGTTCATTCTTCTGGTCACTTATACCTGGTATGAAATGTCCAGGGAAAAAATTATTGACCAAATGATTTTGAGATGACTGTGGACAATTTCCTAAAAATGAAGTTCTGCCAAGGTTATTACTAGTGCGAGACTGATCTGATAATGATGATGGGTTTGTCAACACTGGAAAATTAGTATCTGGCACTTGGAAAAATGGTCCAGAATGACCTGATGATGCACTGGAATTAGCCAAAAAGTTATCTCTTTGGTTTTGATGGGAGATATTACTTGTAAGATTATTTCCTGGCAAGTTCTGCAAGCAAGTTGAAAAGGATGTATTAAAGTTGTGACTATTAGTCATAGGTCTGTGGTAAGGTGGGTTTATAACATTACCATCCCCATTTCCTAAACTTAGTGCAAACTCTGGATATGGCTGAGGAGGTATTGGAGGTGGACCACCTCCTACGGGTTGTGGTGGATTTGAGGTAGAAGTAGGCTCTGATGACAAAGAAGAGGGATGTTGAGGAAGGAAGCACTGTGGATTTGCTCCTAAATTGCAGTTTCTCATATCATGTTGTGCCATTCCATTAGCAATGTTGTTAGGATGAACATTAGAGGAGTTTCCTTGGAATATAAAATTAGATGCAAACCTCGGTGAAGCAGATTGTGAAGATGATGATGGAACTTGTAAGAGAGGGGGGCACTCATGACGAATCTCTGAGGGCACACTAAACAAAAATGTACTCGAACTTTCACGGGATGGAGCTGACACAAAAGACTTTATGTATGCATGCTGATGAGTAGCTTGAAACATATGACTATTATTCATTTGCCCATTTTGGTGTAACTGGTTTGTGTTTCTTGATTGATTGTCTTGTCTTTTATCTCCAGAAGACTGTGTCTGTATGAGACTCTCAGCAGAGTAAGAAAGGGTTGTTGTCATGCACTGCTCTGCAGAAGTCTTCTGAACATGTGTTTGTGAACTGGGGACTTGAGTGTTTGATTTACTTGATGATGTAAATGATGATCCTGATGAGACAGACATTACAGGACTTGAAGGTATTGGTGAAGCACTTCCAATCAGAGCTTCTGCTGAATAACGAGACAGTGATGGGCTTCCTTGCAATGCAACTGACCTATTTGCAAAAGAACTGTTTGAAATGCTTGTGGTTGGAGGAGAAGAAATCAGTGTTCGAGGAACAGGAGATGGAACAATGTTGGAAACAGAGGACACTTGAGTTGTTTGGCGAGAAGTGGGTTTTGATCCTGAAAGCCTTCTTTCCGATCTTTGCCTAAACCTATTTGACGTATTTTGGTTTTGCTGCATATGAGAGTTACCTGAAGCACAAGGAGAAAGAAGTTTGGGTTGAATATGTTGATCTTTAGAAGCAGAATTATTGTTAACTGCAAGTGTTTGAGGAAGTGAAGAAGGAGAGTTGAGGCCTCCTACAGAATTGGAACTGTGATGTGATCCATAACTTCTAGATAACAATGGAGGTGAGGCAGACCTTTGATAACTAATCTGAGGCATAGGGGTAATATCCTTTTGTGATGCAGATATGTCAGAAGATGCAGAAAAAATATTTGGGGATTTTTCTGTCGATATGCCAGTATTTGCTGGGAAAGAATGTgaagatattgaaatatttaactgTGACTCTGAAGTATATTTTAGCTGGGTGGATGGATAAAAAGTATTGGATGTGCTTGATGATACTTCAAGTTGTTGTACAGAGCTAAACTGTTCACTTGGCATAGAGCAACCTCCTATTCCTGAACTTCTCATGGAGGTGTTATGATTATTTAATTGGTTTTGCAAAGGCTGTGGTATATTTTTTTgccttttgtttgtttcagttaccaTTTTTGATGAAACATGTTCACTTCTTTCAGAATCATTTCTAGAATTTTGATCTGTTGAAGATAATATGTTCTGCAAATTAAACATATTATGGCTGTGATCAGATGCATCTTTACCATGCAAGTCTAAACCAAAATGTTCAGGTGGTGACAGACTCAAAAAAGGCAAACTTGGGTTTGATCCACCATTTAGTGAAGAAGGAACATCACTATCCTCAGTCATACCTCCTAATAACAAAGAAGGCAGTTCAGAAGAATTTTCTTGGTTTGCAACACAACTAATTTCTGTTATATCATTTACTGCACCTGAGCATTTGTGAACTTCTGAAACAGTACAGAAAGAGTTAGGTGGAACATCTTTATCACTTATTGTAGAAGCTTCACTTTctgatttctttttgttattctGAAGGCTTGAATTTACTGAAACTTCCTGCCTTTTCTGTGTGCTATTACCAAGCACAATGCTTCTTGATTTATGTCCAAACTCATCTGCTCTTTCACTGGAAATGCATGTACTAACGTCCTCAGAGTGAGAAACAATTGCATTTGAATGACTCACCTGAATGGCAGTTATTTCTGTTTCAATATCATTTTGAGATCTTAATCTTTTCAAAGGTGGAGTATTCTGATTGGCTGAAAAAAGGTTTCCACCAGAAGGGTTTTCATTCACAGTTCTTTTTCCATTATCATTTGAAGCATTTTTTAAAGTTCTAGCTTTTCTAGATTCaaaattatttccatttataACATTAGAATCACTTTTAGTAGCAGTTAAGGCCTGTTCTAAAACAGTTTCTTTCACTGAACTGAAAACATTTGCACTTTGAGCTGTCTTTTGGTTTTTACAGGATTTCTGAACATCCTTCCTAGGTTCAGTACAATGACTTTGCTGTTCTACTGGACTATTGGAGGACCTTTCTGCACAGCAAGTAGTAATTTCATTTCCTTTTTTCAGCTGTCTTGTAGCTTCTTCTTCTGCATCACCTAAGGATGTTGAGTCATTGAAATCTGGAATAACCTGTGATAGCTCTCCCATGGTATTTGAAAAAATTGATTCTGTAGCCTTTGCCAGAATGTCTGTTGTTCTGTTTGAATGTGATTCTGATAATTCTGAACAGAAGGAGAGTGGCTGGGATTCAGATAAGCTGAGATGGGTATTTTTCTCAGATGTAAGGTTTGGAACATCCTCGTTGTTATAGGCAGCCTGAGGTTGTCTACTGTTAGTAACTGATAATGCCAAATTTTCTTGCGAACACCTAGAATCCAACATAGTATTCAAACAATTGTTGACACAAGCTGTTTCATGTGTCAATGGAATAGTATTGGAACTTACAGTAGGTATTCTCTGTGAAATGTCTGTGGCATTCTTTTTGTAGCTAGACCTAGAAACATTTGAATTTATTGGTTTTGGAGATGGTTTGGGTTTAATGGGTCTTTGAGAGGCTTTACAAGTTCCCACAGTGCTATTGTTTGAAGTTTTTGAGGCCTGAACATCAGGAACTGCATTTTTATCTCCACTTGTCACTGCTGTATTCTTTagtttttttgtatgtgttttagTTGCAGCTATTTTCTCTGACATGCTATCATGAGAAGCACTAATGTGTCCTTTTCCTTTAGTATTTTTACTATTACTCACTGAATAACTACTCTTTTCAGGAACTTCCTGAAATGAAGATCCAGAGATGTTTGAACTAGAAACAGGATGTTCAAGATCAACTTGgaacatatatttttgtgttatattgcTACATGAATTTCCTGATGTGTTACAAAACATATTGTTTGTAATCACATCACTTCCATGAGAAGGTATCCCTGTACTTATAATTGGTGCTACAGGCATGTTTGTTTGTGTAGCAGATGGGGATAAAATGAAATTGCTATTTACTCCACCAGAGGGATTTGCATACACAACAGATGGCTGGCTAACAACTGGAATAATCTGACCATTTGGAAGAAGCAGAGCAGATGGCAAAGAATTCTGTGGTTGGACCCCAGTTGCTGCTAGAAGTGGATTTCCATTAAAAGATATTACCTGGCCCTGCTGGTTAAAAATTAGCTGTTGACCTGTAATGATACCACTAGGTTGAACAATATGTTGGTTTAAAATTCCACAAGGATATGGTGCTGTCTGAGCTGATACTTCTGAGGTTGTCTGCAAGAGACCTGTTGGAGTTATTATTGCACCACTGGTTTGGGAAGCATGCTGAAGAGCTGTTGGCAAAGTGGCTAAAGTAGGATTGAAGTTTGATATATATCCATTCATGCAACTTCCCGGAACTTGTGGAGTACCGAGAACAGAAGAACCAAAAAGCACTTGAGATGGGCAAACTGCT
This region includes:
- the LOC143257579 gene encoding uncharacterized protein LOC143257579 isoform X1; translated protein: MSNQFTCSSDDEQRYHSTVFPKALLSHRYDNGIRRLHKRRMHNEVERRRKDKINSWILKIGELLPDRDSKRQSKNGILEKAVEYIDYLQKANEKLLMDKCTDVQVEEMRQMKKQVKELREQNSSYIKLLNAAAIPLNSTPEEVWSQRPGKYSNKFTPGEACALIDEFKKKKSLNGLLKHNAKVNLSVGQNSTNKVQRVANGSLNNSSSASDVETMIMSIPQRNLNIECTGDSESDHLEVDDCSRIALNVTSNPLENALPKTRFNSSVSSSVQNSVGITQLHTKNSDIGRQNLSFISAKSTTSQQCSTLASVTVIPSQVSLATFHATEAVKTVDSCNVRLVSQQQVIVVSGQNVPLLQNNISNGSSNTSSFRAASCQGDLKLQTTVPTGFSNKCVTGEAVHNETSSHQASSETLALPVPTASVISTSVLGRGVPSATVAPSLVTSSCKEIRPQNNGSAVCPSQVLFGSSVLGTPQVPGSCMNGYISNFNPTLATLPTALQHASQTSGAIITPTGLLQTTSEVSAQTAPYPCGILNQHIVQPSGIITGQQLIFNQQGQVISFNGNPLLAATGVQPQNSLPSALLLPNGQIIPVVSQPSVVYANPSGGVNSNFILSPSATQTNMPVAPIISTGIPSHGSDVITNNMFCNTSGNSCSNITQKYMFQVDLEHPVSSSNISGSSFQEVPEKSSYSVSNSKNTKGKGHISASHDSMSEKIAATKTHTKKLKNTAVTSGDKNAVPDVQASKTSNNSTVGTCKASQRPIKPKPSPKPINSNVSRSSYKKNATDISQRIPTVSSNTIPLTHETACVNNCLNTMLDSRCSQENLALSVTNSRQPQAAYNNEDVPNLTSEKNTHLSLSESQPLSFCSELSESHSNRTTDILAKATESIFSNTMGELSQVIPDFNDSTSLGDAEEEATRQLKKGNEITTCCAERSSNSPVEQQSHCTEPRKDVQKSCKNQKTAQSANVFSSVKETVLEQALTATKSDSNVINGNNFESRKARTLKNASNDNGKRTVNENPSGGNLFSANQNTPPLKRLRSQNDIETEITAIQVSHSNAIVSHSEDVSTCISSERADEFGHKSRSIVLGNSTQKRQEVSVNSSLQNNKKKSESEASTISDKDVPPNSFCTVSEVHKCSGAVNDITEISCVANQENSSELPSLLLGGMTEDSDVPSSLNGGSNPSLPFLSLSPPEHFGLDLHGKDASDHSHNMFNLQNILSSTDQNSRNDSERSEHVSSKMVTETNKRQKNIPQPLQNQLNNHNTSMRSSGIGGCSMPSEQFSSVQQLEVSSSTSNTFYPSTQLKYTSESQLNISISSHSFPANTGISTEKSPNIFSASSDISASQKDITPMPQISYQRSASPPLLSRSYGSHHSSNSVGGLNSPSSLPQTLAVNNNSASKDQHIQPKLLSPCASGNSHMQQNQNTSNRFRQRSERRLSGSKPTSRQTTQVSSVSNIVPSPVPRTLISSPPTTSISNSSFANRSVALQGSPSLSRYSAEALIGSASPIPSSPVMSVSSGSSFTSSSKSNTQVPSSQTHVQKTSAEQCMTTTLSYSAESLIQTQSSGDKRQDNQSRNTNQLHQNGQMNNSHMFQATHQHAYIKSFVSAPSRESSSTFLFSVPSEIRHECPPLLQVPSSSSQSASPRFASNFIFQGNSSNVHPNNIANGMAQHDMRNCNLGANPQCFLPQHPSSLSSEPTSTSNPPQPVGGGPPPIPPQPYPEFALSLGNGDGNVINPPYHRPMTNSHNFNTSFSTCLQNLPGNNLTSNISHQNQRDNFLANSSASSGHSGPFFQVPDTNFPVLTNPSSLSDQSRTSNNLGRTSFLGNCPQSSQNHLVNNFFPGHFIPGISDQKNEPLTQRGAHRLPSVNEMSKPSSREHRNSSHSRTLGPGQNKQNSSKNNKGSRKNKHQSSAENPSQHTLPVFDGNRNMNVASCLPTPELPNPRNDVTPCANSRCFGISQKASAPSAPSLPGHSPKNISNNQHIGTDIGNALFRSQAQNSLNQSSDFSTASLHRLSSAATITSSITLGSHNNSVCSHHVPNFNLSNIIPDINTSSAENVRLSPIKFNPSGHIIPPAAQTQVQPANNMNGLGHAGHHQNNHAPPSLYHGRTHPSVIHNSMSFNTFLGHNAHGFDGRPPAQMTVGINSTVAPPPPHFAPTPGHTPSFGNAIHSLNFSIHDQ
- the LOC143257579 gene encoding uncharacterized protein LOC143257579 isoform X2 → MSNQFTCSSDDEQSHRYDNGIRRLHKRRMHNEVERRRKDKINSWILKIGELLPDRDSKRQSKNGILEKAVEYIDYLQKANEKLLMDKCTDVQVEEMRQMKKQVKELREQNSSYIKLLNAAAIPLNSTPEEVWSQRPGKYSNKFTPGEACALIDEFKKKKSLNGLLKHNAKVNLSVGQNSTNKVQRVANGSLNNSSSASDVETMIMSIPQRNLNIECTGDSESDHLEVDDCSRIALNVTSNPLENALPKTRFNSSVSSSVQNSVGITQLHTKNSDIGRQNLSFISAKSTTSQQCSTLASVTVIPSQVSLATFHATEAVKTVDSCNVRLVSQQQVIVVSGQNVPLLQNNISNGSSNTSSFRAASCQGDLKLQTTVPTGFSNKCVTGEAVHNETSSHQASSETLALPVPTASVISTSVLGRGVPSATVAPSLVTSSCKEIRPQNNGSAVCPSQVLFGSSVLGTPQVPGSCMNGYISNFNPTLATLPTALQHASQTSGAIITPTGLLQTTSEVSAQTAPYPCGILNQHIVQPSGIITGQQLIFNQQGQVISFNGNPLLAATGVQPQNSLPSALLLPNGQIIPVVSQPSVVYANPSGGVNSNFILSPSATQTNMPVAPIISTGIPSHGSDVITNNMFCNTSGNSCSNITQKYMFQVDLEHPVSSSNISGSSFQEVPEKSSYSVSNSKNTKGKGHISASHDSMSEKIAATKTHTKKLKNTAVTSGDKNAVPDVQASKTSNNSTVGTCKASQRPIKPKPSPKPINSNVSRSSYKKNATDISQRIPTVSSNTIPLTHETACVNNCLNTMLDSRCSQENLALSVTNSRQPQAAYNNEDVPNLTSEKNTHLSLSESQPLSFCSELSESHSNRTTDILAKATESIFSNTMGELSQVIPDFNDSTSLGDAEEEATRQLKKGNEITTCCAERSSNSPVEQQSHCTEPRKDVQKSCKNQKTAQSANVFSSVKETVLEQALTATKSDSNVINGNNFESRKARTLKNASNDNGKRTVNENPSGGNLFSANQNTPPLKRLRSQNDIETEITAIQVSHSNAIVSHSEDVSTCISSERADEFGHKSRSIVLGNSTQKRQEVSVNSSLQNNKKKSESEASTISDKDVPPNSFCTVSEVHKCSGAVNDITEISCVANQENSSELPSLLLGGMTEDSDVPSSLNGGSNPSLPFLSLSPPEHFGLDLHGKDASDHSHNMFNLQNILSSTDQNSRNDSERSEHVSSKMVTETNKRQKNIPQPLQNQLNNHNTSMRSSGIGGCSMPSEQFSSVQQLEVSSSTSNTFYPSTQLKYTSESQLNISISSHSFPANTGISTEKSPNIFSASSDISASQKDITPMPQISYQRSASPPLLSRSYGSHHSSNSVGGLNSPSSLPQTLAVNNNSASKDQHIQPKLLSPCASGNSHMQQNQNTSNRFRQRSERRLSGSKPTSRQTTQVSSVSNIVPSPVPRTLISSPPTTSISNSSFANRSVALQGSPSLSRYSAEALIGSASPIPSSPVMSVSSGSSFTSSSKSNTQVPSSQTHVQKTSAEQCMTTTLSYSAESLIQTQSSGDKRQDNQSRNTNQLHQNGQMNNSHMFQATHQHAYIKSFVSAPSRESSSTFLFSVPSEIRHECPPLLQVPSSSSQSASPRFASNFIFQGNSSNVHPNNIANGMAQHDMRNCNLGANPQCFLPQHPSSLSSEPTSTSNPPQPVGGGPPPIPPQPYPEFALSLGNGDGNVINPPYHRPMTNSHNFNTSFSTCLQNLPGNNLTSNISHQNQRDNFLANSSASSGHSGPFFQVPDTNFPVLTNPSSLSDQSRTSNNLGRTSFLGNCPQSSQNHLVNNFFPGHFIPGISDQKNEPLTQRGAHRLPSVNEMSKPSSREHRNSSHSRTLGPGQNKQNSSKNNKGSRKNKHQSSAENPSQHTLPVFDGNRNMNVASCLPTPELPNPRNDVTPCANSRCFGISQKASAPSAPSLPGHSPKNISNNQHIGTDIGNALFRSQAQNSLNQSSDFSTASLHRLSSAATITSSITLGSHNNSVCSHHVPNFNLSNIIPDINTSSAENVRLSPIKFNPSGHIIPPAAQTQVQPANNMNGLGHAGHHQNNHAPPSLYHGRTHPSVIHNSMSFNTFLGHNAHGFDGRPPAQMTVGINSTVAPPPPHFAPTPGHTPSFGNAIHSLNFSIHDQ
- the LOC143257579 gene encoding uncharacterized protein LOC143257579 isoform X3, which gives rise to MRQMKKQVKELREQNSSYIKLLNAAAIPLNSTPEEVWSQRPGKYSNKFTPGEACALIDEFKKKKSLNGLLKHNAKVNLSVGQNSTNKVQRVANGSLNNSSSASDVETMIMSIPQRNLNIECTGDSESDHLEVDDCSRIALNVTSNPLENALPKTRFNSSVSSSVQNSVGITQLHTKNSDIGRQNLSFISAKSTTSQQCSTLASVTVIPSQVSLATFHATEAVKTVDSCNVRLVSQQQVIVVSGQNVPLLQNNISNGSSNTSSFRAASCQGDLKLQTTVPTGFSNKCVTGEAVHNETSSHQASSETLALPVPTASVISTSVLGRGVPSATVAPSLVTSSCKEIRPQNNGSAVCPSQVLFGSSVLGTPQVPGSCMNGYISNFNPTLATLPTALQHASQTSGAIITPTGLLQTTSEVSAQTAPYPCGILNQHIVQPSGIITGQQLIFNQQGQVISFNGNPLLAATGVQPQNSLPSALLLPNGQIIPVVSQPSVVYANPSGGVNSNFILSPSATQTNMPVAPIISTGIPSHGSDVITNNMFCNTSGNSCSNITQKYMFQVDLEHPVSSSNISGSSFQEVPEKSSYSVSNSKNTKGKGHISASHDSMSEKIAATKTHTKKLKNTAVTSGDKNAVPDVQASKTSNNSTVGTCKASQRPIKPKPSPKPINSNVSRSSYKKNATDISQRIPTVSSNTIPLTHETACVNNCLNTMLDSRCSQENLALSVTNSRQPQAAYNNEDVPNLTSEKNTHLSLSESQPLSFCSELSESHSNRTTDILAKATESIFSNTMGELSQVIPDFNDSTSLGDAEEEATRQLKKGNEITTCCAERSSNSPVEQQSHCTEPRKDVQKSCKNQKTAQSANVFSSVKETVLEQALTATKSDSNVINGNNFESRKARTLKNASNDNGKRTVNENPSGGNLFSANQNTPPLKRLRSQNDIETEITAIQVSHSNAIVSHSEDVSTCISSERADEFGHKSRSIVLGNSTQKRQEVSVNSSLQNNKKKSESEASTISDKDVPPNSFCTVSEVHKCSGAVNDITEISCVANQENSSELPSLLLGGMTEDSDVPSSLNGGSNPSLPFLSLSPPEHFGLDLHGKDASDHSHNMFNLQNILSSTDQNSRNDSERSEHVSSKMVTETNKRQKNIPQPLQNQLNNHNTSMRSSGIGGCSMPSEQFSSVQQLEVSSSTSNTFYPSTQLKYTSESQLNISISSHSFPANTGISTEKSPNIFSASSDISASQKDITPMPQISYQRSASPPLLSRSYGSHHSSNSVGGLNSPSSLPQTLAVNNNSASKDQHIQPKLLSPCASGNSHMQQNQNTSNRFRQRSERRLSGSKPTSRQTTQVSSVSNIVPSPVPRTLISSPPTTSISNSSFANRSVALQGSPSLSRYSAEALIGSASPIPSSPVMSVSSGSSFTSSSKSNTQVPSSQTHVQKTSAEQCMTTTLSYSAESLIQTQSSGDKRQDNQSRNTNQLHQNGQMNNSHMFQATHQHAYIKSFVSAPSRESSSTFLFSVPSEIRHECPPLLQVPSSSSQSASPRFASNFIFQGNSSNVHPNNIANGMAQHDMRNCNLGANPQCFLPQHPSSLSSEPTSTSNPPQPVGGGPPPIPPQPYPEFALSLGNGDGNVINPPYHRPMTNSHNFNTSFSTCLQNLPGNNLTSNISHQNQRDNFLANSSASSGHSGPFFQVPDTNFPVLTNPSSLSDQSRTSNNLGRTSFLGNCPQSSQNHLVNNFFPGHFIPGISDQKNEPLTQRGAHRLPSVNEMSKPSSREHRNSSHSRTLGPGQNKQNSSKNNKGSRKNKHQSSAENPSQHTLPVFDGNRNMNVASCLPTPELPNPRNDVTPCANSRCFGISQKASAPSAPSLPGHSPKNISNNQHIGTDIGNALFRSQAQNSLNQSSDFSTASLHRLSSAATITSSITLGSHNNSVCSHHVPNFNLSNIIPDINTSSAENVRLSPIKFNPSGHIIPPAAQTQVQPANNMNGLGHAGHHQNNHAPPSLYHGRTHPSVIHNSMSFNTFLGHNAHGFDGRPPAQMTVGINSTVAPPPPHFAPTPGHTPSFGNAIHSLNFSIHDQ